Proteins found in one Microbacterium sp. LWS13-1.2 genomic segment:
- a CDS encoding aminotransferase class V-fold PLP-dependent enzyme, translated as MALDAEAASLDAADPLRTHRDAFVGAETSLVYFDGNSLGRPLRASVERLTAFARDEWGGRLIRGWDESWMQLPFDIGDAVGRAAIGAAPGQTVIGDSTTVLLYKLVRAAFDAAVAADPARVEIVVDRDNFPTDRYLVDGIAAERGGRVCWIDVELTSGVSEEALRAAVGPETAVVLLSHVAYRSGYLADAAALTRIAHDAGALVVWDLCHSAGSVPVEADAWDFDLAVGCTYKYLNGGPGSPAFAYVAARLQDLLAQPIQGWMGTADVFAMGPEYRPAEGMRRFLSGTPPIVGMLAMQDTLALIDDVGIAQIRAKSIALTEFAVRVADELLAPLGVVIASPRDPAARGGHVTLSHPAMREVTARLWAQDVIPDYRDPGGLRIGLSPLSTSFAETLAGLRAVEAAVRAES; from the coding sequence GTGGCCCTCGACGCTGAGGCCGCGTCCCTCGACGCGGCCGACCCCCTGCGCACGCACCGCGACGCCTTCGTCGGAGCCGAGACGTCACTGGTCTACTTCGACGGCAACTCCCTCGGCCGGCCGCTGCGGGCGAGCGTGGAGCGACTGACGGCGTTCGCGCGCGACGAATGGGGCGGGCGCCTCATCCGCGGCTGGGACGAGTCCTGGATGCAGCTGCCCTTCGACATCGGCGACGCCGTCGGCCGCGCCGCGATCGGCGCGGCCCCGGGCCAGACCGTGATCGGCGACTCGACGACGGTGCTGCTGTACAAGCTCGTGCGAGCGGCCTTCGACGCCGCGGTCGCGGCGGACCCTGCCCGCGTCGAGATCGTCGTCGACCGCGACAACTTCCCCACCGACCGGTACCTCGTCGACGGCATCGCGGCCGAGCGCGGCGGCCGCGTCTGCTGGATCGACGTCGAACTGACGAGCGGCGTGTCCGAGGAGGCGCTTCGTGCGGCCGTCGGCCCCGAGACGGCGGTCGTGCTGCTCTCGCACGTGGCCTACCGATCGGGCTATCTCGCGGATGCCGCAGCCCTCACCCGCATCGCGCACGACGCCGGCGCGCTCGTCGTGTGGGACCTCTGCCATTCGGCCGGCTCGGTGCCCGTCGAGGCCGATGCCTGGGACTTCGACCTCGCGGTCGGCTGCACCTACAAGTACCTGAACGGCGGGCCCGGCTCGCCCGCGTTCGCCTACGTCGCGGCACGTCTGCAGGACCTGCTCGCCCAGCCCATCCAGGGCTGGATGGGCACCGCCGACGTGTTCGCGATGGGGCCGGAGTACCGGCCGGCGGAGGGGATGCGGCGCTTCCTGTCGGGCACGCCGCCGATCGTCGGCATGCTCGCCATGCAGGACACGCTCGCCCTCATCGACGACGTCGGCATCGCCCAGATCCGTGCCAAGTCGATCGCCCTGACGGAGTTCGCGGTGCGCGTGGCCGACGAACTGCTGGCACCGCTCGGGGTCGTGATCGCCTCGCCCCGCGACCCCGCCGCGCGCGGCGGCCACGTGACGCTGTCGCACCCCGCGATGCGTGAGGTCACCGCGCGGCTGTGGGCGCAGGACGTGATCCCCGACTACCGAGACCCCGGCGGCCTGCGCATCGGCCTGTCCCCGCTGTCGACGTCGTTCGCCGAGACCCTCGCCGGTCTCCGAGCGGTCGAGGCCGCCGTCCGCGCCGAGTCCTGA